ACCTTCTCCATGAATATTTAAAATTTCAACGTTTTCATCTAACTTTAAATATTTACGAAGTTTAGCGATGTACACATCCATACTTCTAGACGTAAAATAATTATCGTCTCTCCAAATTTTAGTTAATGCTAATTCTCTAGGCATTAAATCGTTTTTATGCACTGCTAGCATGCGTAAAAGTTTACTTTCTTTTGGCGATAGTTTTAATGGATCATCTCCATTAAATGATAAATGTCTTAATTTAGAATTAAACGCAAATCTTCCAATTGTAAACTCAAACTGATCATCGTCTTTTGATTTCTCAGTTTCTTTTCTCTGTAAAATTGCTTTAATTTTATGTAATAAAACTTCCGAGTCAAAAGGTTTATTTAAATAATCATCTGCTCCAACTTGATATCCTTTTAAAACATCTTCT
This genomic stretch from Tenacibaculum jejuense harbors:
- a CDS encoding response regulator transcription factor — protein: MGTRKILLVEDDPNFGTVLKDYLALNDYNVTHAKDGIEGLIMFKNSEYDLCILDVMMPRKDGFSLAQDIRATNKEVPIIFLTAKTMKEDVLKGYQVGADDYLNKPFDSEVLLHKIKAILQRKETEKSKDDDQFEFTIGRFAFNSKLRHLSFNGDDPLKLSPKESKLLRMLAVHKNDLMPRELALTKIWRDDNYFTSRSMDVYIAKLRKYLKLDENVEILNIHGEGFRLIDNEA